Within Micromonospora parathelypteridis, the genomic segment TGTGCGGGTCCACCACGTGCCCCTGCCGCCCGCTCACCCCGGAGGTGCCGACCGCGCCAGCGGTCATCTCCAGCACCAGCGGCGCGCGCTCGGGCGCGGTCGGGTGGTGCACCGCGACCCGCCAGGGGCCACCGTGCGGCGCGCGGCCGCGGACAACGAGGTCAGCGCCGGTGAGTACGGCGTAGTCGTGGATGCCGGCGGCACGAAGCCTCTCGGCGACGCGTTCCACCGCCCAGCCGCCGAGCAGGCCGCCCGGGTCGAAACCGCCGGGTACCGCCCAGGCGTCGAACCACCCGTCGGTGGCCGCGCGCATCGCCGTGCAGCGGTCCACCAGGTCGGCGAGCGGAGGGTACGAGTCAGGGCCGATCTCGCCTCGACGCAGCCGGGAGACCAGGCTCTCCGGCCGATTGGGGCCGTAGGTGAGGTCGATGGCGCGCAGTTCCGCGACGCTGTCCCGCAGAGCCTCGCCCACGCCCCGGCGGCCGAGCCACTCGGGGGCGTTGAGGAGAAGTGTGTACTCGGCGGTCGCGGTGCGTACGGTGTGCTGCACCGCGATCCGGCCTTCGGTGGCGCCGGTCGGGTCGATGCGGTTCCGGCGGCTGCCGAGTCGAAGGTCCGGCCGGCGGTTGCGGAACGCCGACGGGTCCGGCCAGCGGGTCCGCGGCTGCTCGTCGATGCGCATGGCATCTGCCCCCTCGCACTTGGCGCCGCGTCGTCGCGACCGGTCGTCAGCAGGCCGCCGTGACCCGCCGACTACCACGGTAGGCAGCGGAGATGACCGCCTCATGAGTCTCAGCTGAGAGGGTGCTGTGCATCCGGGCGTCCCAAATCGTGGACGCCACGTACCGGGAGGCGGGACGGCGACGTACCGTTGCCCGGACCGAAAACGTTGAGCAGAGGAGTGCGGTCGTGGCGCGGATCGCGGTGTTGGCCGGGGACGGCATCGGGCCCGAGGTGGTCGCGCAGGCCCGCAAGGTCCTCGACGCGGTGCTACCCGACGTGCAGGCCACCGAGTATGACCTCGGTGCGGCCCGCTGGCACCGTACCGGAGAGGTTCTGCCCGACTCGGTGCTGGCCGAGCTGGCCGGGCACGACGCGATCCTGCTCGGCGCGGTCGGTGACCCCACGGTTCCGCCGGGTGTGCTCGAGCGGGGGTTGCTGCTCAAGCTCCGGTTCGCCTTCGACCAGTACGTCAACCTGCGCCCGTCCCGGCTCTGGCCCGGGGTCGTCGGCCCGTTGGGCAACGTGAAGCCCGGGGAGGTCGACCTCGTGGTGGTCCGCGAGGGCACCGAGGGCCTCTACGCCGGGGCCGGTGGTTCGCTGCACCGGGACACTCCCGCCGAGGTCGCCACGGAGGAGAGCCTGAACACCCGGCACGGCGTGGAACGCGTGATCCGCGACGCGTTCGCCCGCGCCGACCGCCGGGAACGGCGCAAGGTCACCCTGGTGCACAAGACCAACGTGCTCACCCACGCCGGGTCGCTCTGGGCGCGCACCTTCGACGCGGTCGCCGCCGAGCATCCGGACATCGCCACGGAATACCAGCACGTCGACGCGGCCGCCATGTTCCTGGTCACCCAGCCGCAGCGCTACGACGTGGTGGTCACCGACAACCTCTTCGGCGACATCCTTACCGACATCGCCGCCGCCGTCACCGGTGGGATCGGGCTGGCCGCCAGTGGCTGCATCAACCCCGAGGGGGCGTACCCCTCGATGTTCGAGCCGGTGCACGGCTCGGCGCCCGACATCGCCGGGCAGGGCATCGCCGACCCGGTCGCCGCGGTGCTCTCCGCCGCTCTGCTGCTGGAGCAGCTCGGGCACCCGGAGGCCGCGGCCCGGGTCAACGCGGCGGTCGCCGCCGAGCTGGCCAGCCGGGTTCCGGGCGTGACGCTGCGTACCGAAGAGGTCGGGGACCGGCTCGCTGCCCACGCCGTAGCGTGATCGCCCCGGCGTAGACCTGGCCGGGCGAACCGTCTCGCCCGACCGGCGCTACCCGCTGAACGACCGTTCGGGGTAAGTTTCTGGCACAGCCAAATCGGTGTGCGGTCCCGCATGCCGTTGTCCCGCAGGGAGGTCAGCGCGATGAGCGGTGGTGACAAGCTCGACTTCGAGATCCGTCCGAATTCCGCGCCGGTATCCGCCGCCGATCGGGCCGCCCTGCTGGCCAACCCCGGATTCGGCCGAGTCTTCACCGACCACATGGTCACGGTCCGCTACGCCGAGGGCAAGGGTTGGTACGACGCCCGGGTGGAGGCACGCGGGCCGATCCCGATGGACCCGGCCAGCGCGGTGCTGCACTACGCGCAGGAGATCTTCGAGGGCCTGAAGGCGTACCGCACGGCCGACGGCGGCGTGACGATGTTCCGGCCGGACGCCAACGCCGCCCGCTTCGTCACCTCGGCGCAGCGGATGGCGATGCCGGTGCTGCCGCCCGAGGTGTTCGTCGACTCACTGCACAAGCTCATCGAGATCGACCAGGAGTGGATCCCCACCGGAGCGGACGGCAGCCTCTACCTGCGGCCGTTCATGTTCGCCAGTGAGGTCTTCCTCGGCGTCCGCCCGGCCAACGAATACCTCTACATGGTGATCGCCTCGCCCGTCGGGGCGTACTTCACCGGTGGGGTCAAGCCGGTCACCGTCTGGGTCTCTCCGGACTACACCCGTGCCGCACCCGGCGGCACCGGCGCGGCCAAGTGCGGCGGTAACTACGCCGCGTCGCTGGCGGCCCAGGCGGAGGCCATCGAGGCCGGCTGCGACCAGGTCGTCTTCCTGGACGCGGTGGAGCGCCGGTTCGTCGACGAGTTGGGCGGCATGAACGTCTTCTTCGTCTACGACGACGACACGGTGGTCACCCCGCCGCTGACCGGCACGATCCTGCCGGGCATCACCCGCGACGCCGTCCTCACGCTGGCCGAGTCGGCCGGGCATCAGGTCGAGGAACGGCCGGTCAGCTTCGCCGACTGGCAGGCCGACGCTGCCAGCGGTCGCCTCCGGGAGGTGTTCGCGTGCGGCACCGCCGCGGTGGTCACCCCGATCGGTGGCGTCCGCTTCCCGGACGGCGAGTTCCTGATCGGCGGCGGTGAGCCCGG encodes:
- a CDS encoding branched-chain amino acid aminotransferase, with the protein product MSGGDKLDFEIRPNSAPVSAADRAALLANPGFGRVFTDHMVTVRYAEGKGWYDARVEARGPIPMDPASAVLHYAQEIFEGLKAYRTADGGVTMFRPDANAARFVTSAQRMAMPVLPPEVFVDSLHKLIEIDQEWIPTGADGSLYLRPFMFASEVFLGVRPANEYLYMVIASPVGAYFTGGVKPVTVWVSPDYTRAAPGGTGAAKCGGNYAASLAAQAEAIEAGCDQVVFLDAVERRFVDELGGMNVFFVYDDDTVVTPPLTGTILPGITRDAVLTLAESAGHQVEERPVSFADWQADAASGRLREVFACGTAAVVTPIGGVRFPDGEFLIGGGEPGRVTMALRQQLVDIQRGQAADPHGWVQRVL
- a CDS encoding 3-isopropylmalate dehydrogenase gives rise to the protein MARIAVLAGDGIGPEVVAQARKVLDAVLPDVQATEYDLGAARWHRTGEVLPDSVLAELAGHDAILLGAVGDPTVPPGVLERGLLLKLRFAFDQYVNLRPSRLWPGVVGPLGNVKPGEVDLVVVREGTEGLYAGAGGSLHRDTPAEVATEESLNTRHGVERVIRDAFARADRRERRKVTLVHKTNVLTHAGSLWARTFDAVAAEHPDIATEYQHVDAAAMFLVTQPQRYDVVVTDNLFGDILTDIAAAVTGGIGLAASGCINPEGAYPSMFEPVHGSAPDIAGQGIADPVAAVLSAALLLEQLGHPEAAARVNAAVAAELASRVPGVTLRTEEVGDRLAAHAVA
- a CDS encoding FAD:protein FMN transferase, translating into MRIDEQPRTRWPDPSAFRNRRPDLRLGSRRNRIDPTGATEGRIAVQHTVRTATAEYTLLLNAPEWLGRRGVGEALRDSVAELRAIDLTYGPNRPESLVSRLRRGEIGPDSYPPLADLVDRCTAMRAATDGWFDAWAVPGGFDPGGLLGGWAVERVAERLRAAGIHDYAVLTGADLVVRGRAPHGGPWRVAVHHPTAPERAPLVLEMTAGAVGTSGVSGRQGHVVDPHTGEPADQLVAATVVGPDLAIADAYATALYAAGPTGLAWFKGNSDYRALFAHRR